In Campylobacter showae, the genomic stretch GATAAAAAGATCATAGCTCGCATACTAGGCGCGGAGGATCCCGCGGGCGAATTTGGCAAATTCGTAACCGATATCCAAAATTTGGATGCATATTTTGCAAATCAGATGTTTTACCGCAGGAACGATAGCGGCGAGATCATCGGGCAGTACGTCCTGTCGCAAGACGTCGTTACCGTGCTGCCGTATGAACCTAGCGTGGAGTATAAAAATTTGCAAATGCTGGGCGATGAGAAAGTCGCGCGGTGGTCGGTCGCGATATTTGGCGGAGATGGCAACGACGACGAAAAATACGAGATCCTAGCGACGCTGAAATATGAAAGTTTCATCCAAAATTTGCCGAGAGATAAATACAAATTTATCGATGCTAAAAATATCGTAGTAAGCGCGTTTAGCAAGGCAGAATTTGACGAGCTAATCGCAAAATGCGGCCAAGATGGGCTAGCGGACTAAGCGGCTTGCTTGGCAATAAATCGTTGCCGCCGTGCGGTAAATTTAACGGCATAGTTAAATTTATGGCCGAAATTTGCCCGCCTTTTTGCTCCGAAACGAAGCCAAATTTGACGCAAGATAGATCAAATTTGGCGTCAAATTTAAAACTCCGCAAGGCTGTAAATTTAACCGCAAACCCAAAATATTGACTTGCGCCGTACCTTTGGATAAAATCGGGCGCAAAAATCAAAAGAGATCAAAAATGCGAAAATTTTCCTGCCGCTTTTATGCGCTTTCCTGCTAGGCGGATGCACTACGTACGGCGTCGGCCCCTCTAATATATTTCTAGAAAACAAAGAGCTAACTCAGCTAAAAGGCCGCCATATCCTAGATATGGAAAAATACTCCGGCGGCTGGTCGCATATCGAGATAGGTGTGCTTTCGAACAAATTTTATATGCAGCACGAACCGCGCGAAGTGCTATCGGTAGAAAGATCGTGCAACTTCTGGGGCTGCAGCGTAACGGGTGTGAACTACAGCACCTACGGCTTTGTTTACTTTACTACCGACAAAGACGGCTATATCACGGACTACACCGAGGACGGCGACGCGATAAGGAGCGTCAAGCATAAATTTAAAGACCTGCTAGTACTGGAGAACTAAGATGAAAAAGACGGTAATAACACTATGCGCGTTTGCGATCACTGCGGCGTTTGGGCTCTCTAACGAGGATTACGATAAATTTATAGTGCTAGATGATAGCGGAAAATACAAAGAAGCGTTGGCATTTATCAAGCCAAAGGCCGATAGCGGCGATGCTAGAGCCGTCACGCTCGTAGGCTACCTATACGAGGTGAGGATGTCTAACATCGGCGAAGGCGTAAAGTGGTACAAAAAAGCCATGGGACTAAATGATTCGCTCGCTCACTCGAATATGGCGCGGATCTATTACCGCATGACGGACTATAAACTAGCCGCGCAGACCCTTGAAAAGGCAAGCAAACTAGGCGACACGGGCGCGGACGCAACGCTAGGAAATATGTATCTAAACGGAATACACTTTAAAAAAGACTATAAAAAAGCGCTCGTCTACATCCAAATAGGAAATATGTATCTAAACGGAATACACTTTAAAAAAGACTATAAAAAAGCGCTCGTCTACATCCAAAAAGGCGTTGCCGATGACGATCCTCAGGCTCTAACCGATCTAGCTATATGCTACGAGAACAGCTACGGCGTCGCAAGGGATATGGATAAAGCCATAGAGTTCTACAAACGCGGAGCGGCGCAAGGTAACGAATACGCCAAAAGAGCGCTAGAGAGGTTGCAGTAGCCAGTGCATGGCTACCTGAGTTTTGACGATACCGACTTTATCCGTCTGGTAGCGGCGACTCGGGCGGCGACAGCTTGGGCCACCTCCCAAACCCGCTCGGTTTAAAATTTAGTTTTCGGTAAACCGCCAGATATCGGCCGGTTTACCCGTTTAGCTTTCGCCTTGCGAAATAACTCAAATTTGGGCAAATTTAAAACCCAAGCCCAAGTCAAATTTAATAAATAAAAAGCCCCGCGTCCTTTGCTTCGCCGACCTTGTCTGTTTTCACCCAAGCCGCGATATAGATGAAAAACGAAGCCACGAGTAAAAAGAAGCCAAATACCGCCAAAACGCCGCTCGCCCACAACAGCTCTCCCGCAAAAAACGTGCAAACGTAGACGCGAAAAAGCCCGTTTCTAGTTAGTCTTGCTAGCTCGAAAAAGACCTTCCCCCACACGAACGCGACGTAGCCAAGCAGCAGTAGCGCGATGATGGCGACAAGCTTAGCG encodes the following:
- a CDS encoding tetratricopeptide repeat protein, which gives rise to MKKTVITLCAFAITAAFGLSNEDYDKFIVLDDSGKYKEALAFIKPKADSGDARAVTLVGYLYEVRMSNIGEGVKWYKKAMGLNDSLAHSNMARIYYRMTDYKLAAQTLEKASKLGDTGADATLGNMYLNGIHFKKDYKKALVYIQIGNMYLNGIHFKKDYKKALVYIQKGVADDDPQALTDLAICYENSYGVARDMDKAIEFYKRGAAQGNEYAKRALERLQ